The Candidatus Poribacteria bacterium region TGGCAGATCGAGTTCAACAATCTCCACTCCCAACCCCTCTAGGACTTTAATCGCGTCACCTACAACTCGCTCAACTTCTGGGTCAAGGTTCTCGAAGAAATGCTGTTTTGGAACCCCCGCCCTACGCCCACAGATAGGTTGATCTAATCCTTCAGTGTAATCCGGCACCGGCTGATTTTCGCTGTGTACATCGCGAGGATCATAACCAGCAAGGATATTCATCATCAGTGCGACATCGTGAACATAGCGGCACATGGGACCCACAGTATCGAGGGACTGCGCCAGTGCAAGGACGCCGTGAACGCTGGTGCGTCCGAAGGTTGGTTTCAATCCCACATGCCCACACACCGCTGCCGGGATACGTATCGACCCCCCGGTATCGCTGCCCAATGCACCGGCACAGCAACCCGCAACAACGGCTGCCGCCGAACCTCCACTTGACCCGCCTGGCACCCGCGCAGTATCCCACGGATTCGCAGTTGCCCCAAAGTGCGGATTTTCTGTCGTCACGCCGAAAGCAAATTCATGCAGATTGGTTTTACCGATGATAATTGCTCCGGCATCTCTTAGCTTGGAGACGAGTGCAGCATCGAATTGTGGTGATTCTTGTGAAAAGAAGTTTGAACCGGCTGTGCTGCGGGTTCCTTCAACATAAATTATATCCTTGAGGGCGATGGGTATCCCGTGTAGCGGGCTGCGATCCTTCCCGCTTCTTATCTCTACTCCCGCCTGTCTAGCCCTTTCGAGGCTTTCCTCCCGAAACACGGTGATGAAGGCATTCAATTGTGGTTCACATTCATCAATGGCCTCAAGCGTTGTTCCAATGAGTTCAACAGGAGAGATTTCGCCTTTGCGAATCTGCGCCGCAAGTTGAGCGATTGATGCGTGTAGAATATCGTCCATTGGGACCTCCGTTAGCCCTTAATCAATTCAACGGCGATGGCAGCAAGTATACCCAACCAAACCGGAATCATCAGTCCAATGGTCCACTTAAAGTTATCTCGAATATCTTTGCTCAAGCTAGCATGAGTATCAGTGATATCTTTGCTCAAGCTAGCATGAGTATCAGTGATATCTTTGCTCAAGCTAGCATGAGTATCAGCGATATCTTTGCTCAAGCTAGTGTAAGTATCAGTGAGGCGTGCCTCAAACAAGCTCATCCGTTCCTCAATCGAAATCATTCGATTTTCTACAGAAACAATGCGATTTTCTACAGAAACAATGCGATTTTCCAGTGAATCTATACGTGCATCGAGTGTACTAAATCGCTCGTTTACCTGATCGAGTGCGCCACGCAAGTAATTCTGCTCTTTGACAACCTCCAACAATATTTCACCGTGCTGTTGGAGGACTGTCCCATGTCGTTGAAGTATTTCACCATGTTGCTGGAGCGTTATACTGTGCTGTTGGAGAATATCTCTGTTCTGTTGAACGATATTTTTGATTTCCGTGATTTCGGGATTGGTATAGGGCATTGTATCAACTGCTAGCCCATCGGTCAAGGATAAATAGAGAACCACCAAGAGCATCGAGTTCTCCTGTAGGAGGAATCTCCGAATCCCGACTCCTCCCTAATTTACCCGAGGGCAACCGTCCCACGAATCATGCCCCACGGTTCAGGAGCGCATCTGCGTTTGGACGGATCTGTGTCAAATCTTCCGGGCGACTGAGTTCGTACATGAACACCCCCGGATACTCAATCTCATCTAAAGCACCTACAACCCCATTCCAGTCAACGGTGCCGCGCCCCGGCAGGAGATGTTCGTCCCGCTCACCGTGATTGTCGTGCAGGTGCAAGGTAATCAGATGTTCACCAATAGTTCGTAGTGCCTCCACCGGATCACCCCCGATATTGCGATGTCCTGTATCAATAACAACGCCTACGTTTGGGACATCCAAATCTGTCATCAGTTCGACAAGACGTATGGGGTCGCCGGTATAACCTCGCGGCACGTTTTCCAGCGCAAAAGAAACCTCTCTGGGGGCTGCATATTCTGCGACAGCGCGGAGGTTGTCGAGGAATGCGGATCGCTTTTCTGCGTGGAGTGGTTCGTCGGGTTCAGGGATTTGGATATGATGCGTCACAAGAATTCCGCCCCCTAAAACCTCCATGGCGTCAACCGCTTGACGATAGGCAATCAGCGTTTTATCTTGCTGTGCCCCGTCGAGTGTTGCCAGATCATAATCATCAAATATCTCCAGATGGATGTGAAGCGAATTAAGATGTAACGATAGATCTTCCATCGCTAAACGGAGCGCGGTAAACGTCTCAAGATCCGTGAACGAAAAATCGGGGTGATAATCTGTCAACTCCAGAGATTCAATCCCCGCCTGCTGAAATTCGTGAAAGAGTGTCCAGTTCAACGGGCGGTCACGATGCAGTATTGTCGAAGCACCAATCTTCATGGTGAGTTTCCTTTCCTTATTTGGTTATTTGGTTATGAGATTGCGGCATCAATGGGACAGTTATTTCTGGATTCCTGTATCGATTTCTGTTAAACTTGTCCCAACTATCTCAGAGCTTGGCCTATATTGGAGGACACATGCAAAAAATTATACTCGATACAGATATTGGCGATGATATAGACGACGCACTCGCTTTGGCTTTTGCCATTATGAGCGGTAAACTTGATATTCTCGGTGTGACAACAGTCTTCAGAAATGCGGAACAGCGCGCAGAGTTAGCGTGCTGCTTGCTGGAGACATTAGGGCGAACAGATATCCCTGTCTATTCTGGTATCGGCAAAACCCTCCTTCAATCGATTCCGGATTGGGAACAGGTTGCAGCCAGCCATCGTCCGCGCCAAATGGAGGTGCTAAAGAGACAGCAGCCGTCAATTCAACCGATGCCCGGCAACGCCGTTGATTTTATTATCGACACGGTGATGGCAGGCGACGGGGATATCACACTTGTACCTATCGGACCCTTTACAAACATTGCGGCGGCATTCACCATAGAACCACGTTTAGTACAGAAAACGCAAATCGTCATGATGGGAGGTGCGACAGACCGGGTGCGCCCAGAGTGGAATGCACTCTGCGACCCCGAGGCGACGCGGGTTGTTTTCGGTACAGGGGTGCCAATTACGATGGTTGGCCTTGATGTCACGACGAAGTGCGTCATGAGCTACGAGCAGGTAAAAACCATCGGGTCGGTAGACCGCCCGATTAACCAGATCTGTTCTGAGTTAATCCATCTATGGGGTGGCGATAATCCAGAACCGCGTCCAACCCTGCATGACCCCTTGGCGGTGGCAATTCTCCTTGATTCCACCCTCTGCGAAATGCGCGAAATGCGGATTGAGGTTGAAACGCTGGCGGATCAGCTGCGCGGCGCAACTGTCCCGGTCGTTGGCGACCCGAATGCTTCTGTCTGTACTTCTGTCGATGCGACTCGGTTCATGGATTACTTTGTGAAGACATTAACTGCCTGAGAAAATCCGATCGACGTATGCCCCTCACGCTATCAACGGCGTCGGTTCCGTTCTTGATATAGCAACTCCATCAGTTTGGGCACGTCAGGGTTATCTGGTTCCAAGCGCATGACCGCTTCACCTTCTGCAATCGCTGCGTCAAGCATCCCCACGTTGTAATATGCCCAACCAAGGGCCGCGTGGATAATCGCAGCATCCGGATCTAATCGCAACGCCTGCTGATATTGCTCAATCGCCTCGTGGTACTTCTTTTTTTTCAGAAAGATATTTCCCTGTTCAAAGTATGGATTGCCGCGACTTGTAATCTGAGGTTCTCTTGTCGGTTCGGATTGATAGGTTGCTCCACAGCCGATGAAAAATAAAACCCAGAACCCCGTTGTGCATTTCACCCACAGTCTCATCGTAGCCCCCTTTCTCAATCAAATAAGATAGCATTGTCAAGGATTTCTGTCAATTCGAAAGCCAAATTTTCGCCGCACAATAATCAAGAACGAAGGGGAAACCTACTCTAATTTCTTGGAATGCTAGCTTGTGTTTTCCGCAGACTTATGATATTATAATCCTGTACTCACATCGTAATTATCCTTAATGAAAAATCTCTCAGCCTTTTATGAGGAGGAAGCGCAATGGGAAAGATTAATACATTGGTGTTTGCTGGTGGTGCTGTTCACGATTGGAAAGGGTGCAGCGAAGTGATAATTGACGCACTATCGCAGAGGGATGAATTCGAGATTACCAAGGTAGAGGAAGACCTTGATGCGTTAGTTGCCCCGAATCTTGATCCGTATGATCTGATTGTCTTCTATTATACAATCGGAGAAATTACTGACGCCCAAAAGAACGGCTTACTAAATCATATTGCTTCGGGCAAGGGCTACGTCGGGGTGCACTCCGCAGCCGATTCATTTCGAGAGTGCCCCGAATATAGATCGATGGTCGGTGGCTATTTTGTCACGCACCCACGCTATCGCGATTATCAGGTGAGCATCGTGGATACTGAGCATCCCATTACGGAAGGTCTCGACGAGACAGTGGTCACGGACGAACAGTATATCCTCGACTACGATCCACGCAACCACGTACTCGCGTCGGCGTTGTGGCAGGGCGATGCAGTGCCTGTCGCATGGACAAAAAGCTGGGGAGATGGTCGTGTATTCTATCTAGCGCTGGGGCACGACGCCAAAGCGTGTGAACATGAGATATTTGGTACGATGCTGCAACGGGGGGCACTCTGGGCAGGAACGCCGGGGGAATGAAACGTAAAGCGTGAAACCTCTTGTAAGGAGAAAATAAACATGAAGTCAATTGCCGTATTCAATAATAAAGGTGGTGTCGGCAAAACGACTTTGACCTACCACCTTGGGTGTGCGCTTGCTGAGTTGGGTCATAAAACGCTTCTTGTCGATTTAGATCCACAATCTAATCTGACACTATTTGGTTTGGATCCAGAGGCATTACACGAAATCTGGCAGATTGAAGATGTGTTTATAGATGACTTTGTTCAAGCGCGTAAGGAAAAATCTCAAGCTGAATTTGAGGCTATCGCGGGTAATGTGCGTTCCATCCACTTCCTCCTAAAACCGACTGAGGATGGAACAGATACACCGGAATCCCTTGCAAAACCGCTTAAGTTACGCGACGAGCTGGGGCTAATTCCGGGCAGACTTACAATACATACCTATGAAGACAAAATTGCGAGTCGCTGGACAGATGTTTATGGTGGGGATCCGCTAGCCATCCGTACAGTAACACAAATACGGAATTTTTGCGAGGTGTATGCAAAAAATTATTCCTATGACTATGTTGTGATTGATACATCGCCAAGTCTTGGTATACTTAATAAGGCTATTATATCCACTGTAGATGGATTTCTGATTCCTTGTATGCCAGACATGTTTTCCCTTTACGGCATACAGAATATTGGTAAATCCCTTAAAGGTTGGAAGCGTGATTTTAATACGATTTTTAGTCTACTTTCCGATGCAAAATTAAGCTATTTCCCTAAAAATTTCGTCAGTTTTTTGGGGTTCACGATTTTCAATGCCAGGAAATACTCTGGGTCGGGCGATTGGAATTTATCTAAGGCACATCAGAACTATGCCGAACAGATTCCCGCCACGATTAGAAAATATATTGATGCTGATCACAGAAAGCACCTAACCGAACCGCAGCTAGAAGAGCCCGTTGGTGGAACGGCTGTTATGCACTCCTACTCAACACGTCCAAATATGGCTCAAAAATACAGAGCACCCATGTGGGAAGTCCCAGGTTGTCATCTGGAAGGACGTGATAGGAATACTATTTTGGGTAATAGACAACTATATGAAAACACTAAAACAGGTTTCCATATTTTTGCTAAAGACCTCTTGACGCGACTTGACCAACTGGAGATTGATAATGGTTGATGAAGCAAGTATGGAAGCTATCATCAAGCGAGTTCAAAACAACCTTCACGATATAGACCTTTTTCGTAATTACACAGTCCGATTTTTTGAGACGCATCCGGACTTAACCCAATCGCTCCAAATCGTTCATTCCGTAAAAAGTCGGTTGAAAGATTTACAACACCTTCGTGAAAAAATACAACGCAAATCGTCATCTGAAGACCCAATTACGCCAGAGAATATCTTCAATCGGATAACCGACATTGCTGGTGTTCGAGTGCTGCATCTGTATCAAGTCCAATTCCCACAGATTCACCGTGCGATTACCCAAAAACTAGATAGTCAAGATTGGATGCTTTATGAACAACCGAAAGCTTATACTTGGGACCCGGAATCACAAGATTTCTTTGCACGTCAAGGCTTGAACGTTGAATTGAAAGAGAGTTTATACACCAGCATTCACTACGTGATTAAGCCTAGAGAGGATTCACCTGTTTCTTGCGAAATTCAGGTTAGAACCCTTTTTGAGGAGATTTGGGGTGAAATCGATCACCTAATCAATTATCCTGAACCAACTGACAGTGTAGCTTGTCGAGAGCAGATAGGCGTTTTAGCACGGTTGGTTGGTGCCGGGAGCCGTCTTGCAGATTCAATCTATCGCACCTATTCTGATGAAAAAACGGCTCACAGACATCCAAATAGATGAGGAAACGCCCACGTGCCGAATCCTTTTCCTTGATGGAGTGTACTTTGACAGCGTTGATGCAGGCTGCATCCCCAAACTCGGTTTGCGAGTTGGACTAGAGATCGAAGCGGAGGTGCTCCAGAAGCTAATCCAAGCAGACGAAGGGCTGCGAGCGAAAAACTATGCACTTAAATTACTATCCAACCAGAGTTATAGTAAGAGTCAGATGGGCTATCAACTTGGGCAGAAAGGCTTTGGTACAGAGGCAATCGACATCACGTTGGAAGATCTTGAGCAGCTTGGTCATATCAAGGATGAGAACTTCGCCAAAAAATGGGTGGCGCGCCGTCGACGTTCAAAGCCGAAAGGCAAAAAAGTATTAGCCCATGAATTGGCTAATCATAACATAGACAGAACTACCGTAGATCGTGTGCTGGCGGAGATTCAGGACGCGGAGGAAACAAAGTTGGCATTGCAATTGG contains the following coding sequences:
- a CDS encoding amidase, coding for MDDILHASIAQLAAQIRKGEISPVELIGTTLEAIDECEPQLNAFITVFREESLERARQAGVEIRSGKDRSPLHGIPIALKDIIYVEGTRSTAGSNFFSQESPQFDAALVSKLRDAGAIIIGKTNLHEFAFGVTTENPHFGATANPWDTARVPGGSSGGSAAAVVAGCCAGALGSDTGGSIRIPAAVCGHVGLKPTFGRTSVHGVLALAQSLDTVGPMCRYVHDVALMMNILAGYDPRDVHSENQPVPDYTEGLDQPICGRRAGVPKQHFFENLDPEVERVVGDAIKVLEGLGVEIVELDLPSAPAGHEVTLTLLTAEAGQFHQERLATHREDYGIDVRELLEQGLELSATDYVEAIRVREITRREFAKAFDQVDCILSPTAPIAAPLRSTHDLSGGSESNRIRPHLTRNTRLINLLGLPSISVPCGFVQVEGSDSDPGLPVGLQITGPWWSEKTLLQVAHAYERATPWRTIKVKRF
- a CDS encoding sugar phosphate isomerase/epimerase, which encodes MKIGASTILHRDRPLNWTLFHEFQQAGIESLELTDYHPDFSFTDLETFTALRLAMEDLSLHLNSLHIHLEIFDDYDLATLDGAQQDKTLIAYRQAVDAMEVLGGGILVTHHIQIPEPDEPLHAEKRSAFLDNLRAVAEYAAPREVSFALENVPRGYTGDPIRLVELMTDLDVPNVGVVIDTGHRNIGGDPVEALRTIGEHLITLHLHDNHGERDEHLLPGRGTVDWNGVVGALDEIEYPGVFMYELSRPEDLTQIRPNADALLNRGA
- a CDS encoding nucleoside hydrolase; the protein is MQKIILDTDIGDDIDDALALAFAIMSGKLDILGVTTVFRNAEQRAELACCLLETLGRTDIPVYSGIGKTLLQSIPDWEQVAASHRPRQMEVLKRQQPSIQPMPGNAVDFIIDTVMAGDGDITLVPIGPFTNIAAAFTIEPRLVQKTQIVMMGGATDRVRPEWNALCDPEATRVVFGTGVPITMVGLDVTTKCVMSYEQVKTIGSVDRPINQICSELIHLWGGDNPEPRPTLHDPLAVAILLDSTLCEMREMRIEVETLADQLRGATVPVVGDPNASVCTSVDATRFMDYFVKTLTA
- a CDS encoding tetratricopeptide repeat protein codes for the protein MKCTTGFWVLFFIGCGATYQSEPTREPQITSRGNPYFEQGNIFLKKKKYHEAIEQYQQALRLDPDAAIIHAALGWAYYNVGMLDAAIAEGEAVMRLEPDNPDVPKLMELLYQERNRRR
- a CDS encoding ThuA domain-containing protein, translated to MGKINTLVFAGGAVHDWKGCSEVIIDALSQRDEFEITKVEEDLDALVAPNLDPYDLIVFYYTIGEITDAQKNGLLNHIASGKGYVGVHSAADSFRECPEYRSMVGGYFVTHPRYRDYQVSIVDTEHPITEGLDETVVTDEQYILDYDPRNHVLASALWQGDAVPVAWTKSWGDGRVFYLALGHDAKACEHEIFGTMLQRGALWAGTPGE
- a CDS encoding AAA family ATPase; the protein is MKSIAVFNNKGGVGKTTLTYHLGCALAELGHKTLLVDLDPQSNLTLFGLDPEALHEIWQIEDVFIDDFVQARKEKSQAEFEAIAGNVRSIHFLLKPTEDGTDTPESLAKPLKLRDELGLIPGRLTIHTYEDKIASRWTDVYGGDPLAIRTVTQIRNFCEVYAKNYSYDYVVIDTSPSLGILNKAIISTVDGFLIPCMPDMFSLYGIQNIGKSLKGWKRDFNTIFSLLSDAKLSYFPKNFVSFLGFTIFNARKYSGSGDWNLSKAHQNYAEQIPATIRKYIDADHRKHLTEPQLEEPVGGTAVMHSYSTRPNMAQKYRAPMWEVPGCHLEGRDRNTILGNRQLYENTKTGFHIFAKDLLTRLDQLEIDNG
- a CDS encoding RelA/SpoT domain-containing protein — its product is MEAIIKRVQNNLHDIDLFRNYTVRFFETHPDLTQSLQIVHSVKSRLKDLQHLREKIQRKSSSEDPITPENIFNRITDIAGVRVLHLYQVQFPQIHRAITQKLDSQDWMLYEQPKAYTWDPESQDFFARQGLNVELKESLYTSIHYVIKPREDSPVSCEIQVRTLFEEIWGEIDHLINYPEPTDSVACREQIGVLARLVGAGSRLADSIYRTYSDEKTAHRHPNR
- a CDS encoding regulatory protein RecX, which produces MQIQSIAPILMKKRLTDIQIDEETPTCRILFLDGVYFDSVDAGCIPKLGLRVGLEIEAEVLQKLIQADEGLRAKNYALKLLSNQSYSKSQMGYQLGQKGFGTEAIDITLEDLEQLGHIKDENFAKKWVARRRRSKPKGKKVLAHELANHNIDRTTVDRVLAEIQDAEETKLALQLAQKQAKRYQSLAPEVAKRRLHGFLLRRGFDYETIQSVIERVLIKGNGQ